Genomic DNA from Corynebacterium diphtheriae:
GGTACTTCTGCACCTTCGAGCACAGCTACGGTTGCTGCCACCGCACCGCAGGATTCGTGGCCTAGAACAACCACAACTTCCACACCGAGCCCTAGGACCGCGAACTCGATGGATGCAAGAACACCGGAATCGATTACTTCGCCTGCGGTACGTACCACGAAGATGTCACCGAATCCGGAATCGAACAGCAACTCTGCGGGTACTCGGGAGTCGCCACAGGTAAATACGCAGGCGCGAGGAGCTTGGCCTTTGGTCAGTTCTTCTCGTCGGGCGGCATCTTGGTTGGGACGCAATGGTTCCCCGCGCACAAAACGACCATTTGCTTCGAGTAGGGTTTCCCACACACCTTGGGGATCTCGATCAAACTCTGCAGTTTCAAGCTTTGCCATAGATCACATTCTTGCACCGAATTGGCAAATATGCTTGTTTTTTATCCAATTGTCATGCAACGTGGGGGGTTTCGGATTGCATGCTGTGCCCAGTTACACTGAAGCCTTGCACCCACATAGATGAGCTTTTATGAACGCTAATAATGTAGAAAATATCCCGCAGATTTTGACCGAGTGGTATCGCAAAAACGCTCGTAGCATAGTGTGGCGTACCCCACAGACTTCCGCGTGGGGCGTGTTGCTCAGCGAGGTTATGAGCCAGCAAACTCCG
This window encodes:
- a CDS encoding carbonic anhydrase yields the protein MAKLETAEFDRDPQGVWETLLEANGRFVRGEPLRPNQDAARREELTKGQAPRACVFTCGDSRVPAELLFDSGFGDIFVVRTAGEVIDSGVLASIEFAVLGLGVEVVVVLGHESCGAVAATVAVLEGAEVPTGHQRTLVEQITPSILEAKFEGHDTPDDFERHHAAAMVNRIMQTSPAITEAVENGQTALIAARYRLSDGAVETIKTCGF